The Castanea sativa cultivar Marrone di Chiusa Pesio chromosome 11, ASM4071231v1 genome contains a region encoding:
- the LOC142615143 gene encoding uncharacterized protein LOC142615143 isoform X2 — MATCSSLTLHHHCWSRLDLPWRPPRLMLNFHSVYATTTVAASSLAGKAPFERCSSGHIGIRTCGRKSKWIISRCSPNPFVVVDDEKYGNKQVVSVTPSLYEYILGNVREPEILRQLREETASLRGSQMQVSPDQAQLLAMLVQILMAERCIEVGVYTGYSSLAVALVLPESGRLVACERDAKALEVAKKYYERAGVLHKVDVKYGLATDVLKSLILNGESCSYDFAFVDAEKRKNQEYFELLLQLVKVGGLIVIDNVLWHGKVCDPMVNDVKTVSIRNFNKRLLEDKRVSISMVPIGDGMTICRKR; from the exons ATGGCAACCTGCAGCAGCTTGACTCTTCATCATCATTGTTGGTCTAGATTAGACTTACCATGGAGACCTCCGAGACTAATGCTAAACTTCCATTCAGTGTATGCAACTACTACTGTTGCTGCTTCTTCTTTGGCAGGCAAAGCCCCCTTTGAGAGGTGCAGTAGTGGCCATATTGGCATAAGGACGTGCGGCAGGAAGTCGAAGTGGATCATAAGTCGTTGCTCCCCCAATCCATTTGTTGTTGTCGACGATGAAAAATATGGAAATAAGCAGGTTGTTAGTGTTACTCCAAGTCTTTATGAATACATCCTTGGCAATGTTCGAGAGCCAGAG ATTCTAAGGCAACTTCGAGAAGAGACTGCCTCTTTGCGTGGTAGTCAGATGCag GTGTCTCCTGATCAGGCACAGCTACTTGCAATGCTTGTGCAGATTCTTATGGCGGAGCGGTGTATTGAAGTTGGTGTTTACACT GGATACTCATCATTGGCTGTTGCATTAGTCCTACCAGAATCAGGTCGTTTGGTTGCCTGTGAAAGAGATGCTAAGGCTCTAGAGGTTGCAAAGAAGTATTATGAACGAGCTGGTGTTTTGCACAAG GTGGATGTAAAATATGGACTTGCCACTGACGTCCTAAAATCACTGATTCTGAATGGCGAATCTTGCAG CTATGATTTTGCATTTGTTGATGCGGAGAAGAGGAAGAATCAAGAGTACTTTGAATTGCTCCTTCAACTG GTGAAAGTTGGGGGTCTCATCGTGATTGATAATGTCCTTTGGCATGGAAAAGTTTGTGACCCAATG GTAAATGACGTGAAGACTGTTAGCATTAGAAATTTCAACAAACGTCTGCTGGAGGACAAACGCGTAAGCATCAGTATG GTACCTATTGGAGATGGCATGACAATATGTCGAAAGAGATGA
- the LOC142615143 gene encoding uncharacterized protein LOC142615143 isoform X3: protein MATCSSLTLHHHCWSRLDLPWRPPRLMLNFHSVYATTTVAASSLAGKAPFERCSSGHIGIRTCGRKSKWIISRCSPNPFVVVDDEKYGNKQVVSVTPSLYEYILGNVREPEILRQLREETASLRGSQMQVSPDQAQLLAMLVQILMAERCIEVGVYTGYSSLAVALVLPESGRLVACERDAKALEVAKKYYERAGVLHKVDVKYGLATDVLKSLILNGESCSYDFAFVDAEKRKNQEYFELLLQLVKVGGLIVIDNVLWHGKVCDPMVNDVKTVSIRNFNKRLLEDKRVPIGDGMTICRKR from the exons ATGGCAACCTGCAGCAGCTTGACTCTTCATCATCATTGTTGGTCTAGATTAGACTTACCATGGAGACCTCCGAGACTAATGCTAAACTTCCATTCAGTGTATGCAACTACTACTGTTGCTGCTTCTTCTTTGGCAGGCAAAGCCCCCTTTGAGAGGTGCAGTAGTGGCCATATTGGCATAAGGACGTGCGGCAGGAAGTCGAAGTGGATCATAAGTCGTTGCTCCCCCAATCCATTTGTTGTTGTCGACGATGAAAAATATGGAAATAAGCAGGTTGTTAGTGTTACTCCAAGTCTTTATGAATACATCCTTGGCAATGTTCGAGAGCCAGAG ATTCTAAGGCAACTTCGAGAAGAGACTGCCTCTTTGCGTGGTAGTCAGATGCag GTGTCTCCTGATCAGGCACAGCTACTTGCAATGCTTGTGCAGATTCTTATGGCGGAGCGGTGTATTGAAGTTGGTGTTTACACT GGATACTCATCATTGGCTGTTGCATTAGTCCTACCAGAATCAGGTCGTTTGGTTGCCTGTGAAAGAGATGCTAAGGCTCTAGAGGTTGCAAAGAAGTATTATGAACGAGCTGGTGTTTTGCACAAG GTGGATGTAAAATATGGACTTGCCACTGACGTCCTAAAATCACTGATTCTGAATGGCGAATCTTGCAG CTATGATTTTGCATTTGTTGATGCGGAGAAGAGGAAGAATCAAGAGTACTTTGAATTGCTCCTTCAACTG GTGAAAGTTGGGGGTCTCATCGTGATTGATAATGTCCTTTGGCATGGAAAAGTTTGTGACCCAATG GTAAATGACGTGAAGACTGTTAGCATTAGAAATTTCAACAAACGTCTGCTGGAGGACAAACGC GTACCTATTGGAGATGGCATGACAATATGTCGAAAGAGATGA
- the LOC142614704 gene encoding putative sugar phosphate/phosphate translocator At3g14410 — protein sequence MADRFRAFCKDEILTYAYLLLYIALSSGQIFFNKWVLSSKEINFPYPLGLTLLHMVFSSVLCFMLTKVLKIMKVEEGMTPDIYATSVVPIGAMFAMTLWLGNTAYLYISVAFAQMLKAIMPVAVFVLGVAAGLEIMSCRMLLIMSVISFGVLVASYGEIDINWVGVVYQMGGVVGEALRLIFMEIFVKRKGLKLNPISVMYYVSPCSALCLLIPWIFLEKPKMEAHGSWNFPPFVLLLNCLCTFALNLSVFLVITHTSALTIRVAGVVKDWVVVLLSALLFADTKLTVINLFGYGVAIAGVAAYNNHKLKKEASRASVDDSEAKINESELAESEPLVASSASSK from the exons ATGGCGGATCGGTTTAGAGCATTTTGCAAAGACGAGATTTTAACCTACGCTTATCTTCTTCTCTACATCGCTCTCTCCAGCGGTCAGATTTTCTTCAACAAG TGGGTTTTGTCATCTAAGGAAATAAACTTCCCTTATCCTCTTGGATTGACTCTACTTCACATGGTCTTCTCGTCAGTCTTATGTTTTATGCTCACCAAAGTTCTCAAG ATTATGAAGGTTGAGGAAGGAATGACTCCAGACAT ATATGCAACATCAGTTGTGCCAATTGGTGCAATGTTTGCAATGACTCTTTGGCTGGGAAACACTGCCTACCTGTATATTTCAGTTGCGTTTGCACAAATGTTAAAGGCAATTA TGCCGGTAGCTGTTTTTGTTCTTGGAGTAGCAGCAGGACTTGAGATAATGAGCTGCAGAATGCTGTTGATCATGTCAGTTATAAGTTTTGGTGTTCTGGTGGCTTCTTATGGAGAAATAGATATCAACTGGGTTGGAGTTGTTTATCAAATGGGTGGTGTTGTTGGAGAAGCTTTAAGACTTATTTTCATGGAGATCTTTGTTAAGCGGAAGGGTCTCAAACTGAACCCTATATCCGTTATGTATTATGTTAGTCCTTGCAG TGCTCTTTGCCTATTAATTCCATGGATCTTTCTGGAGAAGCCAAAGATGGAAGCACATGGATCTTGGAACTTTCCACCCTTTGTGCTATTACTCAACTGTCTCTGTACTTTTGCCCTCAATTTATCAGTTTTCCTTGTAATTACGCATACAAGTGCCTTAACCATTCGTGTTGCTGGAGTTGTTAAGGATTGGGTGGTTGTCTTACTATCTGCTCTTCTGTTTGCGGATACAAAGCTGACAGTAATAAATCTGTTTGGATATGGCGTTG CTATTGCGGGTGTGGCAGCATATAATAATCACAAGTTGAAAAAAGAAGCTTCACGAGCCAGTGTCGATGATTCCGAAGCCAAAATCAATGAATCCGAACTGGCTGAATCCGAACCATTGGTTGCATCCTCAGCTTCCAGCAAGTAG
- the LOC142615143 gene encoding uncharacterized protein LOC142615143 isoform X1: MATCSSLTLHHHCWSRLDLPWRPPRLMLNFHSVYATTTVAASSLAGKAPFERCSSGHIGIRTCGRKSKWIISRCSPNPFVVVDDEKYGNKQVVSVTPSLYEYILGNVREPEILRQLREETASLRGSQMQVSPDQAQLLAMLVQILMAERCIEVGVYTGYSSLAVALVLPESGRLVACERDAKALEVAKKYYERAGVLHKVDVKYGLATDVLKSLILNGESCSYDFAFVDAEKRKNQEYFELLLQLVKVGGLIVIDNVLWHGKVCDPMVNDVKTVSIRNFNKRLLEDKRVSISMVGNGTYWRWHDNMSKEMTSYQSISPVQVRFCCQIFRKYPCSSVSVGKLRLRMFLHSSWRLPGSWRL; encoded by the exons ATGGCAACCTGCAGCAGCTTGACTCTTCATCATCATTGTTGGTCTAGATTAGACTTACCATGGAGACCTCCGAGACTAATGCTAAACTTCCATTCAGTGTATGCAACTACTACTGTTGCTGCTTCTTCTTTGGCAGGCAAAGCCCCCTTTGAGAGGTGCAGTAGTGGCCATATTGGCATAAGGACGTGCGGCAGGAAGTCGAAGTGGATCATAAGTCGTTGCTCCCCCAATCCATTTGTTGTTGTCGACGATGAAAAATATGGAAATAAGCAGGTTGTTAGTGTTACTCCAAGTCTTTATGAATACATCCTTGGCAATGTTCGAGAGCCAGAG ATTCTAAGGCAACTTCGAGAAGAGACTGCCTCTTTGCGTGGTAGTCAGATGCag GTGTCTCCTGATCAGGCACAGCTACTTGCAATGCTTGTGCAGATTCTTATGGCGGAGCGGTGTATTGAAGTTGGTGTTTACACT GGATACTCATCATTGGCTGTTGCATTAGTCCTACCAGAATCAGGTCGTTTGGTTGCCTGTGAAAGAGATGCTAAGGCTCTAGAGGTTGCAAAGAAGTATTATGAACGAGCTGGTGTTTTGCACAAG GTGGATGTAAAATATGGACTTGCCACTGACGTCCTAAAATCACTGATTCTGAATGGCGAATCTTGCAG CTATGATTTTGCATTTGTTGATGCGGAGAAGAGGAAGAATCAAGAGTACTTTGAATTGCTCCTTCAACTG GTGAAAGTTGGGGGTCTCATCGTGATTGATAATGTCCTTTGGCATGGAAAAGTTTGTGACCCAATG GTAAATGACGTGAAGACTGTTAGCATTAGAAATTTCAACAAACGTCTGCTGGAGGACAAACGCGTAAGCATCAGTATGGTAGGGAATG GTACCTATTGGAGATGGCATGACAATATGTCGAAAGAGATGACCTCATACCAAAGCATAAGTCCTGTGCAAGTGAGAttttgttgtcaaattttcagAAAGTATCCATGTTCATCAGTTTCTGTGGGAAAGTTGAGGCTCAGGATGTTTCTGCATAGCTCTTGGAGGCTACCTGGCTCTTGGAGGCTATGA